From Hyalangium minutum:
CTTCATAGGGCTGAGCGAGGTACCCATCCGCCCCCGCCTCGAGCCCCGTGGTGCGCGCCAGCACATCCACGTCATTGGCCGAGGTCTGCAGGATGGTGATGGAGCTCGTCTGCGGATCCTCCTTGAGCCTCGCGCACACCGCGTGGCCGCTCAGGTCCGGCAGCCGCACATCCAGCAGAATGAGGTCCGGCGCCTGGCGGGCCTTCTCGAGCGCTTGCGCGCCCGTCATCGCCTCGAGCACCTCATACCCCGCGCGCTGCAGCGTGAGCGTGGTGAGATAGAGCGACGCCGGGTTGTCGTTCACGTTGAGGATGCGCGCGCGTTCGTGAGACACGGCCGTATTCTCCCCAAGGGGCATGAGCCGCACTGCCGAGCCCTCACCGCAACACGGTGAACAGCGTCAACTAGGCCACGAACCGGTATTCCTTACACCCTCTGGGGGGCCGCCTGCTCCCCCAGCGCTGGAGCGGAGAGCGGTGGGAGGGGAACATTTCATTGGAGTAACAAGGGCTCAGGGCTGGCGGCGGCCGTGCTCGTGGGGCTTGAGCAGTCCGTAGAAGGTACTCATGACCGGTGTAGGAGTGCCCGCCGCGCGGCCTCGGCGCACCACCGAGCCCATCAGCGCCTCCACCTCGATGGGCTTGCCCTGCTCCAGATCCACGAGCAGCGAGGACTTCACCTCGGGGTTCACCGCATCCACGGTCCGCTCCAGCGCGTCCATGCGGGTGGTGATGGCCACGCCCTCGGCGGTGGCGACACGGGCCACCTCGGCCGCGCCCGCCAGGTACATCTCCCGCGAGGCCGGCACGGACCACAGCCGGCCGAGCGGCAGGCGGGAGCAGCCGGTGATGCCCGCGAACGGCGCCAGGAAGATGAGCTTGTCCCAGAGCGTGACGCGCGCGTCGGGCACGGCCTCCACCTGGATTCCAGCCCCCGCGAGCGCCTCCTTCAGGGCGGAGACGCGCGGCGAGAGGCGGGAGGTGTCCCCGAAGAACTCTCCCAAGGTGATGCGCTGATGGGTGCCCGTCTGGGTGATGACGCCCGGAGCCGTCACCGCTGTGGAGATGTAGGCCGAGCCGCCCAGCACCGCCCGCTCGCCCACCACGGCGGCAAGCTCGCCCGGGCTGTCCACGCCGTTCTGCAGGGGGAGCACGGCGGGCAGGCCCTCGGGGGATTGGGCGGACGCAGCCTGGGAGAGCAGCGTCTTCACCATGGGCAGCGCGGTGACGTTGTCGTACGTCTTCACGGCCAGCATCACCACGTCCACGAGACCCACGCGCGTGGCCTCGGACTCGGCGCGGACGCGGACGGTGATGTCTCCGGCGGGGCCGCGGAGCTCCAGCCCCTTCTGGCGGAGGGCCTCCAGGTGCGCGCCTCGGGCGAGGAACGTCACCTCATGTCCCGCTTGGACGAGCCGTGCACCGAAGTAGCCGCCGACTGCTCCCGAGCCCACGATGGCAAAGCGCATGGCCAGGCGAGGTACATTGCCCGCCCATGAATGTCGAGCATGGCGCGGACCCAGGGCCCCGGTGGTTGTACTTGCATGGCTTCGCCTCGGGGCCGGAGTCCTCCAAGGGGGTGAAGCTGTCGGCCCACTACGCGCGGCAGGGCATTCACCTGGAGCGGCTGAACCTGCGCCAGCCCTCGCTGGAGCGCCTGCGCCTGCGCGCGATGATGCGCACCGTGCGCGAGGCCATGGGCGGCGAGCAGGATCGCTCCATCCTCTTCGGATCGAGCATGGGCGGGCTGACGGCGTGCCGGGTGGCGGAGGAGGACGCGCGGGTGTGCGCGCTGGTGCTGCTGGCCCCGGCGCTCCAGGCCATGGTGCAGCTGCGCCGCCGCGTCGGCGAGGAGGGCCTGAAGCGGTGGGAGCAGTCCGGCTGGCTGGAGATCCGGGACTACGCCGAGAAGCGGCAGACGCGCATCGACTTCGGCTACGTGCCGGACCTGGAGGCCATCGAAGCGCGCTCGGGCGGTTGGCCCAATGTGCGGGTGCCCACGCTGCTCATCCACGGCCGCCAGGACGACATCTGCGACATCGAGTTTTCGCGGCAGTGGGCGCGGGGCAAGCGCCACGTCCGGCTCGTCGAGGTGGACGATGGCCACGAGCTGGGGGCCTCGCTGGGCCTCATTGCCGCCGAGGCCGATGCCTTCCTGCGGCCCTTCCTGGGGCCAGCGGGGAAGTAAGCGCGATTACAGCTTGGGGGAGAGCGGATCCACCTCGGCCAGCAGCTTGGTCATCCGGGCCTCGTCGATGCGGGAGACGATGCGCTGCTGCTCGTGCACGTCGCGCACCGTCTTGGCCAGGCTGAAGGTGGAGCCCACGGTGAAGAGCATCCCCATGCCGAGGAACGCCTTCATCCAGCCATCCACCGGCAGGAACCACACGCCCATGGACGTGACGCCCACGGCGAGGACCCAGGAGAGCCACGTCTGAACGACCCAGGCGTTGCTGTGGGCGGACTGGATGGCTTGGGTGTGGGGCGTGCGGGACATTGTTTTTCTCCGGGGTTCGGTTGCGTTGACGAGAGAGACAATGCCTCAGGCCTTCGAAAACTGCATGGAACGAATCGATTGGGTTTCGATAACCTGGAGTGAATGATTCAGCTCCAGCGGCTCGAAGGTTTCTACTGGGTGGCGCGGTGCGAAGGGTACGCACGGGCGGCGCGCTCCTTCCCGTACCCCATCACCCAGCCCGGGGTTCACCAGCAGGTGAAGCGCCTGGAGGAGGAGCTCGGCGTGCGCCTCTTCGAGCGGGTGGGGAAGGATCGCGTCATCCTCACGCCCGAGGGCCGCACGCTCTACGACTACGTGGCGCCCTTCCTGGACGGGCTGCCTGCGGTGGCGCGCTCGCTGCGCTCGGGCGAGATGGGGGGCCGGCTGCGCATCCACGCCTCGGGACACATGCTGCGCTACCTGCTGCCCCCGTGGCTGCGGCGGCTGCAGAGCCAGCGGCCCGACATCGAGGTGGAGCTCTTCGAGTCCAAGGTGCCCGCGGTGGCGGCGGTGCGCTCGGGCGAGGCGGACCTGCTGGTGGACCACCTGCCCGAGGTGCCGCCGGACTTCGAGGCGCGGCAGGTGGGGAAGACGCGCCCGTTCCTCGTGTTCCCCTCCAACCACCCGCTGGTGCGGAAGGGACCGGTGAACCCGAAGCAATTGGGGGACGAGCCCTTCATCACCTACAGCGCGGACCTTCAGCTGCGGGAGCTGCAGCTGTCCGCGCTCGCGCACCACGGGGTGACGCCCCGGCGGCTGCACGCGGCGGACTCGTCGGAGACCATTCTGGGCTTCGTGGCGGCGGGGCTGGGGTACTCGCTGCTGGCGTCGCTGCAGCCCAAGGGGCCTCGGGTGCCCGGCGTGGTGGCGCAGCCCGTCACCTCACCGGCCCGCGAGTTCCCCATCTACGCGGCCTGGCGCAAGAGCGCCCACGCCCACCCACTGCGGACGGTGCTGCTCTCGCTGGCCCCGGAGCTGTAGGCCGTTAGCTGCGCTCGCGGTCCTTCACCACGGCCGGGAGCTGCTCCGGTGCGAACTTCTGCAGGGGCGTGGAGGGGAT
This genomic window contains:
- a CDS encoding ketopantoate reductase family protein, which produces MRFAIVGSGAVGGYFGARLVQAGHEVTFLARGAHLEALRQKGLELRGPAGDITVRVRAESEATRVGLVDVVMLAVKTYDNVTALPMVKTLLSQAASAQSPEGLPAVLPLQNGVDSPGELAAVVGERAVLGGSAYISTAVTAPGVITQTGTHQRITLGEFFGDTSRLSPRVSALKEALAGAGIQVEAVPDARVTLWDKLIFLAPFAGITGCSRLPLGRLWSVPASREMYLAGAAEVARVATAEGVAITTRMDALERTVDAVNPEVKSSLLVDLEQGKPIEVEALMGSVVRRGRAAGTPTPVMSTFYGLLKPHEHGRRQP
- a CDS encoding YqiA/YcfP family alpha/beta fold hydrolase is translated as MNVEHGADPGPRWLYLHGFASGPESSKGVKLSAHYARQGIHLERLNLRQPSLERLRLRAMMRTVREAMGGEQDRSILFGSSMGGLTACRVAEEDARVCALVLLAPALQAMVQLRRRVGEEGLKRWEQSGWLEIRDYAEKRQTRIDFGYVPDLEAIEARSGGWPNVRVPTLLIHGRQDDICDIEFSRQWARGKRHVRLVEVDDGHELGASLGLIAAEADAFLRPFLGPAGK
- a CDS encoding YiaA/YiaB family inner membrane protein yields the protein MSRTPHTQAIQSAHSNAWVVQTWLSWVLAVGVTSMGVWFLPVDGWMKAFLGMGMLFTVGSTFSLAKTVRDVHEQQRIVSRIDEARMTKLLAEVDPLSPKL
- a CDS encoding LysR family transcriptional regulator, whose protein sequence is MIQLQRLEGFYWVARCEGYARAARSFPYPITQPGVHQQVKRLEEELGVRLFERVGKDRVILTPEGRTLYDYVAPFLDGLPAVARSLRSGEMGGRLRIHASGHMLRYLLPPWLRRLQSQRPDIEVELFESKVPAVAAVRSGEADLLVDHLPEVPPDFEARQVGKTRPFLVFPSNHPLVRKGPVNPKQLGDEPFITYSADLQLRELQLSALAHHGVTPRRLHAADSSETILGFVAAGLGYSLLASLQPKGPRVPGVVAQPVTSPAREFPIYAAWRKSAHAHPLRTVLLSLAPEL